In Lotus japonicus ecotype B-129 chromosome 5, LjGifu_v1.2, one genomic interval encodes:
- the LOC130720613 gene encoding transcription repressor OFP16-like, with protein sequence MPSTRNLRNLNLNRCFSNSTTTPESKSSPPNKNPIATIETPSHHSIHHNTPCPSPSIMIKNFNSLYDPSLTFDNSFYSSSFSTTITTSTELEAEPEPEPDLAAAFASKRFFFSSPGHSNSLMKYTNTKKIIQHSSPLTTIKDEPNGEDEKTKKKKKKVVFNGSVAVPTYSPDPYLDFRRSMQEMVEARPELMMDVKSNWHVLHELLMCYLALNPKSTHKFILGAFSDLLVSLLPF encoded by the coding sequence ATGCCAAGCACGAGAAATCTGAGGAACCTCAACCTCAACCGTTGTTTCTCAAATTCCACTACTACTCCTGAATCAAAATCATCCCCTCCTAATAAAAACCCCATTGCTACTATTGAAACCCCCTCACACCATTCTATTCATCACAACACTCCATGTCCATCACCTTCAATTATGATAAAAAACTTCAACTCTCTCTATGACCCTTCCTTAACCTTTGACAACTCTTTCTACTCCTCTTCCttctccaccaccatcaccacctctACCGAACTCGAGGCTGAACCCGAACCTGAACCCGACTTAGCCGCCGCATTTGCCTCGAaacgcttcttcttctcctcccccGGGCATTCCAACTCCCTCATGAAATACACAAACACCAAAAAAATCATCCAACATTCTTCACCATTGACAACCATCAAAGATGAGCCCAATGGTGAAGATGAGAagacaaaaaagaagaagaagaaggttgtgTTCAACGGAAGCGTGGCGGTCCCGACATACTCTCCGGACCCTTACCTGGACTTCCGGCGGTCAATGCAAGAGATGGTGGAGGCGCGGCCAGAGTTGATGATGGATGTGAAGTCCAATTGGCACGTTTTGCACGAGCTCCTTATGTGCTACCTTGCGCTGAACCCCAAGAGCACACACAAATTCATTCTTGGTGCATTTTCTGATCTTCTTGTTAGTCTCTTGCCCTTCTAA
- the LOC130718712 gene encoding late embryogenesis abundant protein D-34-like: MSQEQPQRPRAEDAIKYGDVFNVSGELASKPIMPKDASLMQATENQALGTTQKGGPAAVMQSAAALNASAGLVGREDISDVAKDQGLSVSEAKVGANRVITESVGDQVVAQYVEPNVLMNAPGSVLDPDSITIGEALEASALSPAGDKPLDQSDAAAIQAAEMRATGKNEIQPGGLAATAQSAATRNTRTLPQLQKTTLSDVLSDAKEKLPSDKAVTREDAEGVIGAEIRNKPDMRTTPGGVAASMAAAATLNQNTKSGET; this comes from the exons atgagcCAAGAACAACCACAACGACCTCGTGCCGAGGACGCCATCAAATACGGCGACGTATTCAACGTCTCCGGCGAGCTGGCATCCAAACCGATCATGCCAAAAGACGCATCTCTAATGCAAGCAACAGAGAATCAAGCACTCGGGACAACCCAGAAAGGCGGCCCCGCTGCCGTCATGCAATCTGCAGCCGCCCTGAACGCCTCCGCAGGCCTCGTCGGCCGTGAAGACATCTCCGACGTGGCCAAGGACCAAGGCCTGAGTGTGTCCGAGGCCAAAGTGGGTGCCAACCGCGTGATCACAGAGTCCGTGGGCGACCAGGTTGTGGCGCAGTATGTGGAGCCAAATGTGCTGATGAATGCTCCTGGTTCGGTTCTGGACCCGGATTCGATAACCATTGGGGAGGCGCTTGAGGCGTCGGCGCTGTCTCCGGCTGGTGATAAGCCGCTGGATCAGAGTGATGCAGCTGCGATACAAGCTGCTGAGATGAGAGCCACCGGGAAGAATGAGATCCAGCCTGGTGGTTTGGCCGCCACGGCGCAGTCGGCGGCCACAAGGAACACTCGGACGCTGCCTCAGCTTCAGAAGACAACCTTGTCTGATGTTTTATCG GATGCGAAGGAGAAGCTGCCATCAGACAAGGCGGTGACACGAGAAGACGCGGAGGGAGTGATTGGTGCAGAGATTAGAAACAAACCGGATATGAGAACCACCCCTGGTGGTGTGGCTGCATCCATGGCTGCAGCAGCCACGCTTAACCAAAACAC GAAAAGTGGTGAAACTTGA